The following proteins are co-located in the Sphingomonas panacis genome:
- the htpG gene encoding molecular chaperone HtpG: protein MTTTTEAAPETRSFEADVAKLLHLMVHSVYSDKDVFLRELISNAADACEKLRYEGLSDATLLGDDGQPRITVTLDAEARRLTIEDNGIGMSEDELADALGTIARSGTKAFMDKIAGAKDSGDSHLIGQFGVGFYSAFMVADRVEVISRRAGTDTAASWASDGLGTYTIQPVDIADAPARGTRVLLHLKEDATSYTESYTVERTIKTQSGHVPVPIFLKDTPDAEPKQIADGAALWTKPKSEITAEEYKDFYRSAAGQFDEPALTLHYRAEGLHEYTVLAFVPETKPFDLFDPDRAGRMKLYVRRVFITDEAQILPRYLRFVRGLVDSNDLPLNVSREMIQESPVLAAIQKAVSNRILSELDKLATSDTERYLKIWDNFGPVLKEGLYEDFARRETLLGLARFKSTASGGAWRSLKDYVADLKDNQTAIYYATGTDLDRLATSPQLEGFRARGIEVLLLADQVDSFWVTSGVDYEGKPFKSVTQGLADLSLIPLADGEQPAAAASDAVNTFIAFVKETLGDAVADVRASDRLTESAVCLVAPEHGMDRQLEKLLAGAGRLDAAAKPVLEINPRHALVERLSAETGDAEVRADAAHLLFDEARIADGELPVDPRAFSARLMRVLQRGIN, encoded by the coding sequence ATGACAACGACGACCGAAGCCGCGCCAGAAACCCGTTCCTTCGAAGCCGATGTCGCCAAATTGCTGCACCTGATGGTGCATTCGGTCTATTCGGACAAAGACGTCTTCCTGCGCGAACTGATCTCGAACGCGGCCGATGCGTGCGAGAAGCTCCGCTATGAGGGGCTGAGCGACGCCACGCTGCTCGGCGACGACGGTCAGCCGCGCATCACCGTGACGCTCGACGCCGAGGCCCGCCGGCTGACGATCGAGGACAATGGCATCGGCATGAGCGAGGACGAGCTGGCCGACGCGCTGGGCACGATCGCGCGCTCGGGCACCAAGGCGTTCATGGACAAGATCGCCGGCGCCAAGGACTCTGGAGACAGCCATCTCATCGGCCAGTTCGGCGTCGGCTTCTATTCGGCGTTCATGGTCGCCGACCGGGTCGAGGTGATCTCACGCCGCGCCGGCACTGATACCGCCGCATCCTGGGCGTCGGACGGTCTTGGCACCTATACGATCCAGCCGGTCGATATCGCCGATGCGCCCGCGCGCGGCACCCGTGTGCTGCTGCATCTGAAGGAGGATGCGACAAGCTATACCGAGAGCTACACGGTCGAACGCACCATCAAGACCCAGTCTGGCCATGTGCCGGTGCCGATCTTCCTCAAGGACACGCCCGACGCCGAGCCGAAGCAGATCGCCGACGGCGCGGCGTTGTGGACAAAGCCCAAGTCCGAGATCACGGCGGAGGAGTATAAGGACTTCTACCGCAGCGCCGCCGGGCAGTTCGACGAGCCGGCGCTGACGCTCCACTACCGCGCCGAGGGCCTGCACGAATATACCGTGCTCGCGTTCGTGCCCGAGACCAAGCCGTTCGACCTGTTCGATCCCGACCGCGCCGGCCGCATGAAGCTGTACGTGCGCCGCGTGTTCATCACCGACGAGGCGCAGATCCTGCCGCGCTACCTGCGGTTCGTGCGCGGGCTGGTCGATTCGAACGATCTGCCGCTCAACGTCTCGCGCGAGATGATCCAGGAGAGCCCGGTCCTCGCCGCGATCCAGAAAGCCGTTTCGAACCGCATCCTGTCCGAGCTCGACAAGCTCGCGACGAGCGACACCGAGCGTTACCTCAAGATCTGGGACAATTTCGGCCCGGTCCTGAAGGAAGGTCTCTACGAGGATTTCGCGCGGCGCGAGACGTTGCTCGGCCTCGCCCGCTTCAAGTCCACCGCGTCGGGCGGCGCATGGCGTTCGCTCAAGGACTATGTCGCGGATCTCAAGGACAATCAGACCGCGATCTATTACGCGACCGGCACCGATCTCGACCGTCTCGCCACCTCGCCGCAGCTCGAAGGCTTCCGCGCGCGCGGGATCGAGGTGCTGCTGCTCGCCGATCAGGTCGACAGCTTCTGGGTCACGTCGGGCGTGGATTATGAGGGCAAGCCGTTCAAGTCGGTCACGCAAGGCTTGGCCGATCTCAGCCTGATCCCGCTCGCGGATGGCGAACAGCCGGCCGCTGCCGCCTCCGACGCGGTCAACACTTTCATCGCCTTCGTGAAGGAGACGCTGGGCGATGCCGTCGCCGACGTGCGGGCGTCCGATCGCCTCACCGAAAGCGCGGTCTGCCTCGTCGCACCCGAGCACGGCATGGACCGCCAGCTCGAAAAGCTGCTGGCGGGTGCTGGCCGGCTCGACGCGGCGGCGAAGCCGGTGCTGGAGATCAATCCGCGCCACGCCCTCGTCGAGCGGCTGAGCGCCGAGACCGGGGATGCGGAGGTTCGCGCCGATGCCGCGCATCTGCTGTTCGACGAGGCGCGCATCGCCGATGGTGAACTCCCGGTCGATCCGCGCGCGTTTTCGGCGCGGCTGATGCGGGTGTTGCAACGCGGGATCAACTGA
- a CDS encoding septal ring lytic transglycosylase RlpA family protein — protein sequence MSRLALPCLASALALSACAGGTFRTPSDVPVRIGKPYVVRGATFVPAADPTYDMLGYASWYGSESGNRTANGERFRPDWITAAHTTLPLPTYVEVTALATGRRIVVRINDRGPFIPGPRIIDLSRGAAERLGIRAVGQAAVRVRRIEPSEAERRRLLKGKPTPELAPVSQPVLDRLRRQFEAAGMPVTGPTRRAAGR from the coding sequence ATGTCTCGCCTTGCTTTACCATGTCTCGCCAGCGCGCTCGCGCTGTCGGCCTGTGCCGGCGGCACGTTCCGTACCCCGAGCGACGTTCCGGTCAGGATCGGCAAGCCCTATGTCGTGCGCGGCGCGACCTTCGTTCCGGCCGCCGACCCGACCTATGACATGCTCGGCTATGCGAGTTGGTATGGTAGCGAATCGGGCAACCGGACGGCCAATGGCGAGCGTTTCCGCCCCGACTGGATCACCGCCGCCCATACCACATTGCCGCTGCCGACCTATGTCGAGGTGACCGCGCTTGCGACCGGGCGGCGGATCGTGGTGCGGATCAATGATCGTGGTCCGTTCATTCCCGGGCCGCGGATCATCGACCTGTCGCGCGGCGCGGCCGAGCGGCTGGGCATTCGCGCGGTCGGCCAGGCGGCGGTGCGCGTGCGCCGGATCGAACCCTCCGAAGCCGAGCGGCGGCGCTTGCTCAAGGGCAAGCCGACCCCAGAGCTTGCCCCCGTGAGCCAGCCGGTGCTGGACAGGCTACGCCGGCAATTCGAAGCGGCCGGAATGCCCGTGACAGGGCCGACGCGCCGCGCCGCCGGACGGTAA
- a CDS encoding transglutaminase-like domain-containing protein, with protein MPMLEDVIRLGLVDDDEIVLDEAALSLARLDQPNVDLDPYHDLLDAVATRLEAIGKDAATARERAEALSSVLGDAFGFEGDEATYDDPANADLIRVIDRRRGLPVSRSILYVSAARRVGWAANVLDVPGHVLVLVGEEVAPVIVDPFCGGIPVEPAQLGALLMAAQSGSAPAVRHVAAMPNRAVLVRLLLNQATRAEQAGKGRRALELYTRMTVMAPDYGPAWWERARLEGIDGDVAAARASLTALLEVSREPELRNRVTETLAALVAP; from the coding sequence ATGCCTATGCTTGAAGATGTGATCCGCCTGGGCCTCGTCGATGATGACGAGATCGTGCTCGACGAAGCCGCGCTGTCGCTGGCGCGCCTGGACCAGCCGAACGTAGACCTAGACCCGTACCACGACCTTCTTGATGCGGTGGCGACCCGGCTCGAAGCGATCGGGAAGGATGCCGCCACCGCGCGCGAGCGTGCCGAGGCGCTGTCGTCGGTGCTCGGCGACGCCTTCGGCTTCGAAGGCGACGAGGCGACCTATGACGATCCGGCCAATGCCGATCTGATCCGGGTGATCGACCGGCGTCGCGGCCTGCCGGTGAGCCGGTCGATCCTCTACGTGTCCGCCGCGCGGCGGGTCGGCTGGGCGGCGAACGTGCTCGACGTGCCGGGCCATGTCCTCGTGCTGGTGGGGGAAGAGGTCGCGCCGGTGATCGTCGATCCGTTTTGTGGCGGCATTCCGGTCGAGCCGGCGCAGCTCGGTGCGCTGCTGATGGCCGCGCAGAGCGGCTCGGCCCCTGCCGTCCGGCACGTCGCGGCGATGCCCAACCGCGCTGTTCTGGTCAGGCTTTTGCTCAATCAGGCGACGCGCGCGGAGCAGGCGGGGAAGGGGCGTCGTGCGCTCGAACTCTATACGCGAATGACGGTGATGGCGCCGGATTATGGGCCGGCGTGGTGGGAACGCGCGCGGCTCGAAGGCATCGACGGTGATGTGGCCGCGGCGCGGGCCAGTTTGACCGCGCTGCTCGAAGTCAGTCGCGAACCCGAACTGCGCAATCGGGTCACGGAGACGCTCGCCGCGCTGGTCGCGCCCTGA
- a CDS encoding glycoside hydrolase family 97 protein produces MRLLPTLLATAAALAPAAAKAQTPPAVVSPDGRTRLEIDSASGLRYRVVRDGNVVIATSPIGMVTSEGSFGTSESAVTSSEASTVNDSYVPVAGKASRVADRYNQVVFHLTRAKDGVTYDLVARAYDDGVAFRFAVAAQPRFQTIDVNWETTGFYFPADYACWGANSGRFENSHETEFDPIKASAMRGFHLYDAPLLCRTGKGETSFAIVEADKRDYPGAYYARRADAGLGVNVALTSRRDNVPDSPAFKVSAHATLAAGPLLTPWRTVMIGDRPGDLIQSSLVQLLAAPSAIADTSWIKPGKSAWDWWNGWAVNVPNAGINTATYQAYIDFAKSMNLEYILIDEGWYKGSSEGPRPADVTVPVSAVDIPGLVKYGAERNVGVWVWLQWKQLQRQLDAALPLYEAWGIKGIKVDFMDRNDQEMVEFYHELLSKAAAHHLMVDLHGAYPPDGLLRTYPNFVTQEGVLGAEYNKFGARITATHNVTLPFTRMLLGPMDYTPGGFRALPPSEFASRHRLLRPYVQTTRGQAIAMYVVYESPLVMLSDSPDAYIDANGRLTDGADFLKEVPTSWDETRFISGEIGQSIVLARRKGDRWYIGAMTNEQGRKVSVPLSMLGAGKSWRARIWQDGADMNHLKTSATHVQSRDRIQLTLAPSGGAAVVLEPAGS; encoded by the coding sequence ATGAGATTGCTACCGACCCTGCTCGCCACCGCCGCCGCGCTCGCCCCGGCGGCGGCGAAGGCGCAGACGCCGCCCGCCGTCGTCTCGCCGGACGGTCGCACCCGGCTTGAGATCGATTCGGCTTCGGGGCTGCGCTACCGCGTGGTGCGCGACGGCAATGTGGTGATCGCGACCTCGCCGATCGGCATGGTGACGAGCGAGGGCAGCTTCGGCACCAGCGAGTCCGCGGTCACGTCTTCGGAAGCGAGCACGGTCAACGACAGCTATGTTCCGGTCGCGGGCAAGGCCAGCCGAGTCGCAGACCGCTACAATCAGGTCGTGTTCCACCTCACCCGCGCGAAGGACGGCGTCACCTACGATCTCGTCGCGCGCGCCTATGACGACGGCGTCGCCTTCCGCTTCGCCGTCGCGGCGCAGCCCCGCTTCCAGACGATCGACGTGAATTGGGAAACGACCGGCTTCTATTTCCCCGCCGATTACGCCTGCTGGGGCGCGAACAGCGGCCGGTTCGAGAATTCACACGAGACCGAATTCGATCCGATCAAGGCCTCGGCGATGCGCGGCTTCCACCTCTATGACGCGCCTTTGCTGTGCCGGACGGGCAAGGGTGAGACCAGCTTCGCCATCGTCGAAGCCGACAAGCGCGACTATCCGGGAGCCTATTACGCCAGGCGCGCCGATGCCGGCCTCGGCGTCAATGTCGCGCTGACCTCGCGGCGCGACAACGTGCCCGACAGCCCCGCGTTCAAGGTATCGGCGCACGCCACGCTCGCGGCGGGGCCGCTGCTGACGCCGTGGCGGACGGTGATGATCGGCGACCGCCCGGGCGACCTGATCCAGTCGAGCCTGGTCCAGCTTCTCGCCGCGCCTTCCGCGATCGCCGACACGAGCTGGATCAAACCCGGCAAGTCTGCGTGGGATTGGTGGAACGGCTGGGCGGTCAACGTGCCCAATGCCGGCATCAACACCGCGACCTATCAGGCGTATATCGATTTCGCGAAGTCGATGAACCTCGAATATATCCTGATCGACGAGGGCTGGTACAAGGGCAGTTCCGAAGGCCCGCGCCCGGCCGACGTGACCGTGCCGGTTTCGGCGGTCGATATCCCCGGCCTCGTCAAATATGGTGCCGAGCGCAACGTCGGCGTGTGGGTTTGGCTGCAATGGAAGCAGCTCCAGCGCCAGCTCGATGCCGCGTTGCCGCTGTACGAAGCCTGGGGGATCAAGGGCATCAAGGTCGATTTCATGGACCGCAACGACCAGGAGATGGTCGAATTCTACCATGAACTGCTGTCCAAGGCGGCGGCGCATCACCTGATGGTGGATCTGCACGGCGCCTATCCGCCCGACGGGCTGCTTCGCACCTATCCCAATTTCGTCACTCAGGAAGGCGTGCTCGGCGCCGAATACAACAAGTTCGGCGCGCGGATCACCGCCACGCACAACGTCACCTTGCCGTTCACCCGCATGCTGCTCGGCCCGATGGACTATACCCCCGGCGGGTTCCGCGCACTCCCGCCTTCCGAATTCGCGAGCCGGCACCGGCTGTTGCGCCCCTATGTCCAGACCACGCGCGGGCAGGCGATCGCGATGTACGTCGTCTACGAATCGCCGCTGGTGATGCTGTCGGACAGCCCCGACGCCTATATCGACGCAAACGGCCGGCTGACCGACGGTGCCGACTTCCTGAAGGAGGTGCCGACGAGCTGGGACGAAACCCGCTTCATCTCGGGCGAGATCGGCCAGTCGATCGTGCTGGCGCGGCGCAAGGGCGACCGCTGGTATATCGGCGCAATGACCAACGAGCAGGGGCGCAAGGTATCGGTGCCGCTGTCGATGCTGGGCGCCGGCAAAAGCTGGCGCGCGCGCATCTGGCAGGACGGCGCCGACATGAACCACCTCAAGACCTCGGCCACGCACGTCCAGTCGCGTGATCGTATCCAGCTCACGCTCGCGCCATCGGGCGGGGCGGCCGTGGTGCTGGAGCCGGCCGGCAGCTAA
- a CDS encoding NAD(P)/FAD-dependent oxidoreductase — MHDVIVIGGSFAGQSAAMQLARARQDILLIDAGAPRNRFADAAHGFLGQDGRSPRAILRDATSQLLAYPSVEVVAGEAEAATQSDGHFVVRLAAGEERRARRLVLATGVTDTLPDIPGMAERWGETVLHCPYCHGYEVRDHALGVIAVSPMSAHQAALIPDWGPTTYFTQGIHEPEAADMGLLLARGVVIERTPVVALIGDAPGLRAVRLADGRMIDVAAIFTGPKTRPTSPIAEALGCIMEEGPSGPFVKVDGWGLTSVPGVYAAGDATSPMHNATIASASGVLAGVAAHQSLVRS; from the coding sequence ATGCACGACGTCATTGTAATCGGCGGAAGTTTCGCCGGCCAGTCCGCCGCGATGCAACTCGCGCGCGCCCGGCAGGACATACTGCTGATCGACGCGGGCGCGCCGCGGAACCGCTTCGCCGATGCCGCGCATGGTTTTCTCGGACAGGATGGGCGTTCGCCCCGGGCGATCCTTCGCGACGCCACATCACAGTTGCTGGCCTATCCGAGCGTCGAGGTCGTCGCCGGCGAGGCCGAGGCCGCGACGCAAAGTGACGGGCATTTCGTCGTGCGTCTCGCCGCGGGGGAGGAGCGGCGCGCCCGGCGGCTGGTGTTGGCGACCGGCGTCACCGATACGCTGCCTGACATTCCCGGCATGGCCGAGCGATGGGGCGAGACAGTCCTCCATTGTCCTTATTGCCACGGCTACGAGGTGCGCGATCACGCGCTGGGGGTGATCGCCGTCAGCCCGATGTCGGCACATCAAGCCGCTCTGATCCCCGATTGGGGACCGACCACCTATTTCACGCAAGGCATCCACGAACCGGAAGCGGCGGATATGGGGCTACTCCTCGCGCGCGGTGTCGTGATCGAGCGCACGCCGGTCGTCGCGCTGATCGGCGATGCGCCCGGATTGCGGGCGGTCAGGCTCGCCGACGGCCGGATGATCGATGTCGCCGCGATCTTCACCGGCCCAAAGACGCGGCCGACGAGCCCGATTGCGGAGGCGCTCGGCTGCATCATGGAGGAAGGCCCGAGCGGGCCGTTCGTGAAGGTCGACGGCTGGGGGCTGACGTCGGTGCCGGGCGTCTATGCGGCCGGTGATGCGACCTCGCCGATGCACAATGCGACGATCGCCTCCGCATCGGGCGTGCTCGCAGGAGTCGCCGCGCACCAGTCGCTGGTTCGATCGTGA
- a CDS encoding glycoside hydrolase family 43 protein, with protein MKRTFSAAALVVLATLAAGPSGAADQPRPVPGSNPIIRDKFTADPAPLVVGNTLYLYVDHDEAQRDEMFNMREWLVYSTTDMKTWTEHAPIMKVSDFKWAKKDAWAPQAIEKNGKFYFYAPVEHDNTHPGKAIGVAVSDTPIGPFVDARGSALITNEMTPKGPHSWEDIDPTVLTDTDGTTWIAWGNRNCYIAKLKPNMIELDGPITEITPPHFEEAPWLHKHGKLYYLTYASLDRATQRDEHVSYATAPAITGPWTYRGELTGSGKYSFTIHPGIAEFKGKSYLFLHNADIAVGDQSGAVGRRAVTVEYLHYNPDGTMKPVVQTKAGISVPSR; from the coding sequence ATGAAACGGACATTCAGTGCGGCGGCTCTCGTGGTGCTGGCAACTTTGGCGGCGGGGCCGTCCGGTGCGGCGGATCAGCCGCGCCCGGTTCCGGGATCGAACCCGATCATCCGCGACAAGTTCACCGCCGATCCGGCGCCGCTCGTGGTGGGGAACACGCTCTATCTCTACGTCGATCACGACGAGGCGCAGCGTGACGAGATGTTCAACATGCGCGAGTGGCTGGTCTATTCGACCACCGACATGAAGACCTGGACCGAACACGCGCCGATCATGAAGGTCAGCGATTTCAAATGGGCCAAGAAGGACGCATGGGCGCCGCAGGCGATCGAGAAGAACGGCAAGTTCTATTTCTACGCGCCCGTCGAACACGATAACACGCATCCCGGCAAGGCGATCGGCGTCGCGGTATCGGACACGCCGATCGGCCCGTTCGTCGATGCGCGCGGCTCCGCGCTCATCACCAATGAGATGACCCCCAAGGGGCCGCACAGTTGGGAGGACATCGACCCCACCGTGCTCACCGATACCGACGGGACGACCTGGATCGCGTGGGGCAACCGCAATTGCTACATCGCCAAGCTCAAGCCGAACATGATCGAGCTCGACGGGCCGATCACCGAGATCACGCCGCCGCATTTCGAAGAGGCGCCGTGGTTGCACAAGCATGGCAAGCTCTATTACCTGACATACGCTTCGCTCGACCGCGCGACCCAGCGCGACGAGCATGTCTCCTACGCGACCGCGCCGGCGATCACCGGCCCGTGGACGTATCGCGGCGAACTGACCGGATCGGGGAAGTACAGCTTCACGATCCACCCCGGCATCGCCGAGTTCAAGGGCAAGTCGTACCTGTTCCTGCATAACGCCGACATCGCGGTCGGCGATCAGAGCGGGGCGGTCGGCCGGCGCGCGGTGACGGTCGAATATCTCCACTACAATCCCGATGGGACGATGAAGCCGGTGGTCCAGACCAAGGCCGGCATCTCGGTGCCGTCCCGGTAA
- a CDS encoding Rrf2 family transcriptional regulator → MQLDGRLSRMLHILIHMDRAEGPITSEAAAEMLNTNPVVVRRTMAGLRDAGHVRSVKGHGGGWTLASPLDAITMLDIYRAVGEPRIFAIGLTDPEPQCLVEQAVNASITSALRDAEALLIARLAEVTLAQIARDFDTRFASTEIAWDQIDARALALKSS, encoded by the coding sequence ATGCAACTGGACGGACGCTTGTCGAGGATGCTCCACATCCTGATTCACATGGATCGCGCCGAGGGGCCGATCACGTCGGAGGCGGCGGCGGAGATGCTCAACACCAACCCGGTGGTGGTCCGCAGGACGATGGCTGGGCTGCGCGATGCCGGGCATGTCCGTTCGGTCAAAGGGCATGGCGGCGGGTGGACTCTCGCCAGCCCGCTCGACGCGATCACCATGCTCGACATCTACCGCGCGGTCGGCGAACCGCGGATCTTCGCGATCGGCCTGACCGATCCGGAACCGCAATGCCTGGTCGAGCAAGCCGTCAACGCGTCGATAACATCGGCGCTGCGCGATGCGGAAGCGCTGCTCATCGCGCGGCTGGCCGAGGTTACGCTCGCGCAGATCGCGCGCGATTTCGATACGCGATTCGCTTCGACCGAGATCGCGTGGGACCAAATCGATGCGCGTGCGTTGGCGCTCAAATCTTCATGA